One window from the genome of Natrialba magadii ATCC 43099 encodes:
- the argS gene encoding arginine--tRNA ligase yields the protein MFLALREEVEGALESALAALEYPTDDLGIEEPPEDVESVLASSVAFRLAGEAGAAPPQVAGQLADEIDTDELTYVAVVQTQGPYLNFLPSDAYLATTLETATEADYGHLDDREESVVVEHTSANPTGPVHVGRARNPIIGDAVANLLDAAGYDVERHYYVNDAGRQIATFTWAYETFDEEDLEDEPERDRIEYDLVRYYRKGNAFLEDGPEDEVEDAEAEIEAIMQGLEEGNEEAYDRVSEVVDQVLGGMTECLARLPAEFDEFVKETQFMRNGDTDALVDRLQELDEAVYEDDAWQLELDDHGIDKNLVFLRSDGTTLYTTRDLAHHEWKFENYDRAVTVLGEDHKLQADQLGQTLELLGNDTDQLENVIFSWVNLPGGLGMSTRKGTGVDLDDLLDEAIDRAREEVEDRLDDRIRDDDLDEEDIERIAHQVGIGAVRYDIVSKQATKAITFEWDQALDFEAQSAPYVQYVHARCCGILEEAGFDPTEPLAAAGQAESLDLDAIDADLLETPAEQDLLETIARFPAVVDEAASDLEPHQIATYTREFGDRFNTFYRECPVLADDVDPEVRETRLALVAASKHTIANALSVLGVAAPRSM from the coding sequence ATGTTCCTTGCCCTACGCGAAGAGGTCGAGGGCGCACTCGAGTCCGCACTCGCTGCACTCGAGTACCCCACGGACGACCTCGGGATCGAAGAACCGCCGGAAGACGTCGAGAGCGTGCTCGCATCGAGCGTGGCGTTCCGACTCGCCGGCGAGGCCGGGGCGGCCCCACCGCAGGTCGCGGGCCAGCTCGCCGACGAAATCGACACGGACGAACTAACCTACGTCGCCGTGGTGCAGACACAGGGACCGTATCTGAACTTCCTGCCGAGTGACGCCTATCTCGCGACGACACTCGAGACTGCGACCGAGGCGGACTACGGCCACCTCGACGACCGCGAGGAGTCCGTCGTCGTCGAGCACACGAGCGCGAATCCGACCGGGCCGGTCCACGTCGGCCGCGCGCGCAACCCGATCATCGGCGACGCGGTCGCGAACCTGCTCGATGCCGCGGGTTACGACGTCGAGCGCCACTACTACGTCAACGATGCGGGTCGCCAGATCGCGACGTTTACCTGGGCCTACGAGACGTTCGATGAGGAGGATCTCGAGGACGAACCCGAGCGCGACCGCATCGAGTACGACCTGGTGCGCTACTATCGCAAGGGGAACGCGTTCCTCGAGGATGGCCCCGAAGACGAGGTCGAAGACGCCGAAGCCGAAATCGAGGCCATCATGCAGGGACTCGAGGAGGGCAACGAGGAGGCCTACGACCGCGTCAGCGAGGTCGTCGACCAGGTGCTCGGCGGGATGACGGAGTGTCTGGCCCGTCTGCCCGCGGAGTTCGACGAGTTCGTCAAGGAGACGCAGTTCATGCGCAACGGCGATACGGACGCACTGGTCGACCGCCTGCAGGAACTCGACGAGGCCGTCTACGAGGACGACGCCTGGCAGCTCGAACTCGACGACCACGGCATCGACAAGAATCTCGTCTTCCTGCGCTCCGATGGCACCACTCTCTACACGACCCGCGACCTCGCTCACCACGAGTGGAAGTTCGAGAACTACGACCGCGCAGTGACGGTGCTTGGCGAGGACCACAAGCTCCAGGCCGACCAGCTTGGACAGACCCTCGAACTGCTCGGCAACGACACCGACCAACTCGAGAACGTCATCTTCTCGTGGGTCAACCTCCCCGGCGGACTCGGGATGTCTACCCGCAAGGGTACTGGCGTCGACTTGGACGACCTGCTCGACGAGGCGATCGACCGCGCCCGCGAGGAGGTCGAAGACCGCCTCGACGACCGCATCCGCGACGACGACCTGGACGAAGAAGACATCGAGCGCATCGCCCACCAGGTCGGCATCGGCGCGGTCCGCTACGATATCGTCTCGAAGCAGGCAACCAAGGCGATCACCTTCGAGTGGGACCAGGCCCTCGACTTCGAGGCTCAGTCCGCGCCGTACGTCCAGTACGTCCACGCGCGCTGCTGTGGCATCCTCGAGGAAGCCGGCTTCGACCCGACAGAACCGCTCGCTGCGGCAGGCCAAGCGGAATCCCTCGACCTCGACGCCATCGACGCCGACCTCCTCGAGACGCCCGCAGAACAGGACCTACTCGAGACGATCGCGCGCTTCCCGGCAGTCGTCGACGAAGCTGCATCGGACCTCGAACCCCACCAGATCGCGACCTATACCCGCGAGTTTGGCGATCGGTTCAACACGTTCTACCGCGAGTGCCCGGTGCTGGCGGACGATGTCGACCCCGAGGTCCGCGAGACGCGTCTCGCACTCGTTGCGGCGTCGAAGCACACGATCGCGAACGCACTCTCCGTGCTGGGTGTGGCTGCGCCGCGATCGATGTAG
- a CDS encoding cold-shock protein: protein MANGTVDFFNDTGGYGFIETEDADDDVFFHMEDVGGEDLTEGTEIEFDIEQAPKGPRATNVVRA from the coding sequence ATGGCAAACGGTACTGTTGATTTCTTCAACGACACAGGCGGCTACGGTTTCATCGAGACAGAGGATGCTGACGACGACGTGTTCTTCCACATGGAAGACGTTGGCGGCGAGGATCTGACGGAAGGGACCGAAATCGAATTCGACATTGAACAGGCCCCCAAGGGTCCCCGCGCAACGAACGTCGTTCGCGCGTAA
- the udk gene encoding uridine kinase: MSIPSFAIGIAGGTGAGKTTVARTVADTVGEAVTRIPIDNYYEDLSHLDRAERADVNYDHPNAFEWDLLREHLESLLAGQPVEMPQYDFERHTRKDESVRVEPTDVIVLEGILALHDEAIRELLDLRVYVMTDADVRILRRIERDVVERGRELEGVIDQYLETVKPMHERFVEPTKKDADVIIPEGANRMAVDLLVEKVQAELGGEHEVTRDVPPDSERPERDELESAVSPLEPTE; encoded by the coding sequence ATGAGTATCCCCTCGTTCGCCATCGGCATCGCCGGCGGCACGGGTGCCGGCAAGACCACCGTCGCCCGGACGGTCGCCGACACCGTCGGCGAGGCCGTCACCCGTATTCCGATCGACAACTACTACGAGGACCTCTCGCATCTCGACCGCGCGGAGCGCGCGGACGTCAACTACGACCATCCGAACGCCTTCGAGTGGGACCTCCTCCGAGAGCACCTCGAATCGTTGCTCGCGGGCCAGCCCGTCGAGATGCCCCAGTACGACTTCGAGCGCCACACCCGCAAGGACGAGTCCGTCCGCGTCGAGCCAACCGACGTGATCGTTCTCGAGGGGATCCTCGCGCTGCACGACGAGGCGATCCGCGAGCTGCTCGATCTGCGTGTCTACGTCATGACTGACGCGGACGTGCGCATCCTCCGGCGGATCGAACGCGACGTGGTCGAGCGCGGCCGGGAACTCGAGGGCGTCATCGACCAGTATCTCGAGACGGTGAAACCGATGCACGAGCGCTTCGTCGAACCCACGAAGAAGGACGCCGACGTGATCATCCCCGAGGGAGCGAACCGGATGGCGGTCGACCTGCTCGTCGAGAAGGTGCAGGCCGAACTGGGTGGTGAACACGAGGTGACACGGGATGTACCGCCGGATAGCGAGCGGCCAGAACGCGACGAACTCGAGTCCGCTGTCTCTCCGCTGGAGCCGACAGAGTAG
- a CDS encoding NUDIX domain-containing protein, whose product MVSRPPTFCPQCGDALETTTIEDRERKYCPGCERVVWHNPVPCATVAVVDSDESAVLCVERGVPPGVGEWTLPGGHMDIGESPEAAAARELAEETGLEVDPSALEILDAVSLPPRNGKHVMTTYYVVERAAATGDLTAGSDATDAAFWSPSEFDATAETFRPVHEERFRAAAAVFDQSTSRAPTADLPTQRIQSESPD is encoded by the coding sequence ATGGTCAGTCGACCGCCGACGTTTTGCCCCCAGTGTGGCGATGCACTCGAGACGACCACGATCGAGGATCGCGAACGAAAGTACTGTCCTGGCTGCGAACGCGTCGTCTGGCACAATCCGGTTCCCTGTGCGACCGTCGCAGTCGTCGACTCCGACGAATCGGCGGTGCTCTGTGTCGAACGCGGGGTCCCGCCTGGCGTCGGCGAGTGGACACTTCCCGGCGGTCACATGGACATTGGCGAGTCACCTGAGGCTGCCGCGGCGCGCGAACTCGCCGAGGAGACCGGGCTCGAAGTCGACCCCTCGGCGCTCGAGATTCTTGATGCGGTCTCGCTCCCGCCACGAAACGGCAAGCACGTGATGACGACGTACTACGTGGTCGAGCGCGCGGCGGCTACCGGCGATCTGACCGCAGGCAGTGACGCGACCGACGCAGCGTTCTGGTCGCCCAGCGAGTTCGATGCGACAGCGGAAACGTTCCGCCCGGTTCACGAGGAGCGCTTTCGCGCTGCAGCGGCCGTTTTTGATCAGTCGACGAGTCGCGCTCCGACCGCCGACCTGCCGACACAGCGCATTCAGTCCGAATCACCGGATTAA
- a CDS encoding threonine synthase yields MPSNLICPACETTYDAGPDEPWRCQCGRALEFTERPHPEGDPLPLSQLDTSDGLWTFFEFLPIEPHVTFHEGFTPLVDDDEWNAQFKLEYVFPTGSFKDRGATTTLSRAVELGVDRIIEDSSGNAGAAIATYAARAGLEADIYVPADVKQSKLMTIQRADARPVRIEGSRQDVTDACIEAVESGDGWYASHAWNPAFYAGTMTFAFEVAAQRGWTVPDAIVLPVGHGTLLLGAYRGFSLLNEAGIVDEMPRLLGAQAAGHAPIVEAVGSGPMVEGEVDDHDETDIADGIQIELPARKTQLIEAITETDGDAIALGDDPIEAALDRLHRNGFYVEPTAAVAPAALQQYREDGTLAEADDVVVPLTGSGLKTL; encoded by the coding sequence ATGCCATCCAATCTCATCTGCCCCGCGTGCGAAACCACGTACGACGCCGGCCCCGACGAACCGTGGCGCTGCCAATGTGGCCGCGCACTCGAGTTCACCGAGCGTCCACACCCCGAAGGCGACCCGCTCCCCCTGTCCCAACTCGACACCAGCGACGGCCTCTGGACCTTTTTCGAGTTCCTCCCGATCGAACCACACGTCACCTTCCACGAGGGGTTCACCCCCCTGGTCGACGACGACGAGTGGAACGCACAGTTCAAACTCGAGTACGTCTTCCCCACGGGGTCGTTCAAGGACCGCGGCGCGACGACGACGCTTTCGCGCGCGGTCGAACTCGGGGTCGACCGGATCATCGAGGACTCCTCGGGCAATGCGGGGGCTGCCATCGCGACGTATGCTGCCCGGGCCGGTCTCGAGGCGGATATCTACGTGCCGGCGGACGTCAAGCAGTCGAAGCTGATGACGATCCAGCGCGCCGACGCCCGCCCGGTTCGAATCGAGGGGAGCAGACAGGACGTGACTGACGCCTGTATCGAGGCGGTCGAATCGGGCGACGGCTGGTACGCGAGCCACGCCTGGAACCCCGCGTTCTACGCGGGCACGATGACGTTCGCGTTCGAGGTCGCAGCCCAGCGGGGCTGGACCGTTCCCGACGCGATCGTCCTCCCGGTCGGTCACGGAACCCTCCTGCTTGGTGCCTACCGCGGCTTCTCGCTGTTGAACGAGGCCGGTATCGTCGACGAGATGCCGCGCCTACTCGGCGCGCAGGCGGCCGGCCACGCGCCCATCGTCGAGGCCGTCGGCAGCGGTCCGATGGTGGAAGGCGAGGTGGATGACCACGACGAGACCGATATCGCGGACGGGATCCAGATTGAACTCCCCGCGCGAAAGACCCAGCTTATCGAGGCCATCACCGAGACCGACGGCGACGCCATCGCGCTCGGCGACGATCCGATCGAGGCCGCGCTCGACCGCCTCCACCGAAACGGCTTCTACGTCGAACCGACGGCTGCCGTCGCCCCCGCTGCCCTCCAGCAGTACCGCGAGGACGGCACGCTCGCCGAAGCCGACGACGTGGTCGTCCCGCTCACCGGCAGCGGACTGAAAACGCTTTGA
- a CDS encoding succinylglutamate desuccinylase/aspartoacylase family protein, which translates to MTTTLGTASAGPGEIDTGRLEVGETRDGSPIGLPVAVINGAQPGKTLYMQAVSDGDELNGVGVLQRVVPQLDPAELSGTILIVGIVNYHAFQVAEHRNPIDDTKMNRAYPGNENGTSSERIAAATFDVATRADLVLDLHQGSTSRMLNEVRVRCGKRHRLHQDCLELAKTFGCGYVLDQKGPDGQLARAAPDEGIPTIDPELGGCVGWDETSIRKGVEGIFNVLTHYDFLEGTVELERQTRANGFDQYGSPNGGLISFEKDLGDRVVRGDTLFKVTTPFGETKATVTADNEGILWRTRRLPQVATGEYVCSVGTDIDSY; encoded by the coding sequence ATGACGACGACGCTCGGAACGGCGAGTGCAGGGCCCGGAGAGATCGATACGGGCCGTCTCGAGGTCGGCGAGACCCGGGATGGGAGCCCGATCGGTCTGCCGGTCGCCGTCATCAACGGCGCACAACCGGGGAAGACGCTGTACATGCAGGCGGTCAGCGACGGCGACGAACTCAACGGCGTCGGTGTATTGCAACGGGTCGTCCCGCAACTCGATCCCGCGGAACTCTCGGGGACGATCCTGATCGTCGGCATCGTCAATTACCACGCGTTCCAGGTCGCGGAACACCGAAACCCGATCGACGACACGAAGATGAACCGGGCCTATCCCGGCAACGAGAACGGCACCTCGAGCGAGCGCATCGCCGCTGCCACCTTCGACGTGGCAACACGCGCGGATCTCGTGCTCGACCTCCACCAGGGCTCGACCAGCCGCATGTTAAACGAGGTCCGCGTCCGCTGTGGCAAACGCCACCGCCTCCATCAGGACTGCCTCGAACTCGCGAAGACGTTCGGCTGTGGCTACGTCCTGGATCAGAAAGGACCCGACGGCCAGCTCGCCCGCGCCGCCCCCGACGAGGGCATCCCGACCATCGACCCCGAACTCGGCGGCTGTGTCGGCTGGGACGAGACCAGCATCCGGAAAGGCGTCGAAGGAATCTTCAACGTACTCACCCACTACGACTTCCTCGAGGGCACGGTCGAACTCGAGCGCCAGACTCGCGCAAACGGTTTCGATCAGTACGGTTCGCCGAACGGCGGCCTCATCAGCTTCGAGAAGGACCTGGGCGACCGCGTCGTCCGCGGTGACACCCTCTTCAAGGTGACGACCCCCTTCGGCGAGACCAAGGCGACTGTCACCGCCGACAACGAGGGTATCCTCTGGCGCACCCGTCGACTGCCACAGGTCGCGACCGGTGAGTACGTCTGTTCGGTCGGCACCGATATCGATTCCTACTAA
- a CDS encoding stage II sporulation protein M, which yields MSLSDSVTAVVAAFRRRPGDLLPVYFLGAALPAIIRVVPMIAALLGVLYLALSGRLESILTFVEETDPGAMPGPEASEEAVEQWVTQFEPLIELLATPTMALLVLGTILITVVLSFVLYAVAAAAQLSACYGRTRNDRGLIAALAGARRYWLRLLGLVLLELVLWIGIFGMASIGLVATVGTITALTGASVVAAPAVLLAVLLVAALLAVIRALFAFAPVAVVADDAGVLGSLSSTAGFIRARPVDAVFYYVLSIGSFLVVGVISSILLLVDVVAFMSLVTMIVLLPALDLLKMALYVNYRGRLEPPAMPEQSLWTQFRGGVGRGWREMVAYVRDTPLLHAAVVVLAVASFWIGWRAGAPLVDAGIETSIAARLEGHVAPAAALEFFGNNWMVAITTAFSGIALVIPAIVSLVFNGVYIGVIARTEAELMELVAFVIPHGIFEIPAIFIATAVGVTLGLTGWRAFRGRTTRVAFADELERAFWVLVGVGLLLLIAGIIEGFVSPYYYDLLL from the coding sequence ATGTCACTCTCTGACTCCGTCACCGCCGTCGTCGCAGCGTTCCGGCGTCGTCCGGGGGATCTGCTTCCCGTGTACTTCCTCGGGGCCGCACTCCCCGCGATCATCCGGGTCGTTCCCATGATCGCCGCGCTCCTCGGCGTGCTCTACCTCGCGCTCAGCGGTCGACTCGAGTCCATCCTCACGTTCGTCGAGGAGACCGACCCGGGAGCCATGCCTGGCCCCGAGGCCAGCGAGGAGGCCGTCGAACAGTGGGTGACCCAGTTCGAACCGCTCATCGAGTTGCTCGCCACGCCGACGATGGCCCTGTTAGTTCTCGGAACGATCCTCATCACGGTCGTCCTCTCGTTCGTCCTCTACGCCGTCGCCGCGGCGGCACAGCTGAGTGCCTGCTACGGCCGCACTCGCAACGACCGCGGGCTGATCGCTGCCCTCGCGGGCGCTCGCCGCTACTGGCTGCGCTTGCTCGGGTTGGTACTCCTCGAACTCGTCCTCTGGATTGGCATCTTCGGGATGGCTAGCATCGGTCTCGTCGCGACCGTCGGGACTATCACGGCGCTCACCGGCGCATCGGTCGTCGCCGCACCTGCCGTCCTCCTCGCAGTCCTCCTCGTCGCTGCTCTCCTGGCCGTGATCCGCGCACTGTTCGCGTTCGCACCAGTCGCCGTCGTTGCCGATGATGCGGGCGTGCTGGGCTCGCTCTCGAGTACCGCCGGCTTCATCCGCGCCCGGCCGGTTGACGCGGTGTTCTACTACGTGCTTTCGATCGGATCGTTCCTCGTCGTCGGGGTCATCTCGAGTATCCTGCTGCTCGTCGACGTCGTCGCGTTCATGTCGCTCGTGACGATGATCGTCCTGCTGCCGGCGCTCGACCTGCTGAAGATGGCACTGTACGTCAACTACCGTGGGCGACTCGAACCGCCAGCGATGCCCGAACAGTCCCTCTGGACCCAGTTCCGCGGCGGCGTTGGTCGCGGCTGGCGCGAGATGGTGGCCTACGTCCGCGACACGCCGCTGCTCCACGCGGCGGTCGTCGTTCTCGCAGTTGCCAGCTTCTGGATCGGCTGGCGTGCTGGCGCGCCGCTGGTCGACGCCGGCATCGAGACCTCGATCGCGGCCCGACTCGAGGGACACGTTGCGCCGGCGGCCGCACTCGAGTTCTTCGGCAATAACTGGATGGTCGCGATCACGACGGCGTTTAGCGGTATCGCGCTCGTTATTCCGGCGATCGTCTCGCTGGTGTTCAACGGCGTCTACATAGGTGTGATTGCGCGCACGGAAGCCGAACTGATGGAGCTCGTCGCCTTCGTGATCCCGCACGGAATCTTCGAGATTCCGGCGATTTTCATCGCGACTGCGGTCGGAGTCACGCTGGGACTGACGGGGTGGCGGGCCTTCCGCGGACGGACCACACGGGTCGCGTTTGCGGACGAACTCGAGCGGGCGTTCTGGGTGCTCGTTGGTGTCGGACTCCTGCTCCTGATTGCGGGTATTATCGAAGGGTTCGTGAGTCCGTACTACTACGACCTGCTGTTATAG
- a CDS encoding MBL fold metallo-hydrolase produces MVTTLSADRLAELQDEGESFALVDTRPEDSYEAWHVPDAINFPFDPEEELDENGQLESFKETVGDTDQVITICAKGISSGNFATQLESATDEYEVQTVDGGMEGWSGVYDHVDLSDEIAADGLTVIQLQRRAKGCLGYLVGCGETGEAVVVDPTADIDEFEIAAGDAGLSIVGVIDTHVHADHISGGRELADSLDVPYYLGTRAKERGVELEFTGLERNEVLEVGSLEIKALATPGHTSEMITLLVDAAALLTADTLHVDSTGRTELEFGQDSEAQHASGESNGETVREGEEGARMLYETLHRTILAEPERLAVLPGHVTVTAEGEFEHGSPGEPILTTVRAARTGINLLDLDEEAFVERMADAGEKPANYEEIIDNNRGELDLPPEERVELEMGPNNCSA; encoded by the coding sequence ATGGTCACCACACTCTCGGCCGATCGCCTCGCGGAACTACAAGACGAAGGCGAATCGTTCGCGCTCGTCGACACCCGTCCCGAAGACAGCTACGAGGCCTGGCACGTCCCCGACGCGATCAACTTCCCGTTCGACCCCGAAGAAGAACTCGACGAGAACGGCCAACTCGAGTCGTTCAAAGAAACAGTCGGTGACACCGACCAGGTGATCACCATCTGTGCGAAGGGTATCTCCTCAGGGAATTTCGCGACCCAACTCGAGTCCGCCACAGACGAGTACGAGGTGCAGACGGTCGACGGCGGGATGGAGGGCTGGAGCGGCGTCTACGATCACGTCGACCTGAGTGACGAGATTGCGGCGGACGGCCTCACGGTCATCCAACTCCAGCGCCGCGCGAAGGGCTGTCTCGGCTACCTCGTCGGCTGCGGTGAGACCGGCGAGGCCGTCGTCGTCGATCCAACCGCCGATATCGACGAGTTCGAAATCGCGGCCGGCGACGCCGGTCTCTCTATCGTCGGCGTCATCGATACGCACGTCCACGCGGACCATATTTCGGGCGGTAGAGAGCTCGCAGACAGCCTCGACGTACCCTACTACCTCGGCACGCGTGCCAAAGAGCGCGGCGTCGAACTCGAGTTCACCGGTCTCGAGCGCAACGAGGTCCTCGAAGTCGGTTCCCTCGAAATCAAGGCACTCGCCACGCCCGGCCACACCAGCGAGATGATTACCCTCCTCGTCGACGCCGCTGCACTCCTGACCGCCGACACGCTGCACGTCGACTCGACGGGACGGACCGAACTCGAGTTCGGGCAGGATAGCGAGGCGCAGCACGCCTCGGGGGAGTCGAACGGTGAAACCGTGAGGGAGGGCGAGGAGGGCGCACGGATGCTCTACGAGACGCTCCACCGGACGATCCTGGCGGAACCCGAGCGCCTCGCGGTCCTGCCGGGTCACGTGACCGTCACCGCGGAGGGCGAGTTCGAGCACGGTTCTCCCGGTGAGCCGATTCTGACGACCGTGCGCGCGGCACGGACTGGAATCAACCTGCTCGACCTGGACGAGGAGGCGTTCGTCGAGCGGATGGCCGACGCCGGCGAGAAGCCAGCGAACTACGAGGAGATCATCGACAACAACCGCGGGGAACTGGACCTACCGCCCGAGGAGCGAGTCGAACTCGAGATGGGGCCGAACAACTGTTCGGCGTGA
- a CDS encoding nuclear transport factor 2 family protein, with the protein MDATGLVRRYYDALDAHDYDALESVLAPEFTQRRPDRTFESRTAFIQFMREERPNPETTHELEEVVAGRDAGDGDGDSNSSTDELTVAARGRVCDESGELFEFADFFTVDREQGRLVRLETYSR; encoded by the coding sequence ATGGACGCCACCGGCCTCGTTCGACGCTACTACGACGCGCTCGACGCCCACGACTACGACGCACTCGAGTCGGTGCTCGCACCCGAGTTCACCCAGCGCCGCCCCGACCGAACCTTCGAGAGTCGGACGGCGTTCATCCAGTTCATGCGCGAGGAGCGGCCGAACCCGGAGACGACTCATGAACTCGAGGAGGTCGTCGCAGGACGTGACGCGGGAGATGGTGATGGCGACTCGAACTCGAGTACCGACGAACTCACAGTCGCGGCTCGCGGACGAGTGTGCGACGAGTCCGGCGAGCTGTTCGAGTTTGCGGACTTTTTCACAGTCGATCGCGAGCAAGGGCGACTGGTGCGTCTGGAGACGTACTCCCGATAG
- a CDS encoding Rieske (2Fe-2S) protein has protein sequence MATADDNQSDTEFSPAVSLEALEETGRELVSIDGTPLAIFAHEGEVKAVNNRCPHMGFPLVEGTVDDGILTCHWHHARFELSCGDTFDPWADDVQTYPVEIRDGTVYVNPNPERDLPPAEHWATRLETALEENLRLVAAKSAIGLLDAGVEPEEPIGTTIAFGTQYRESGWGSGLTILGCMTNLLDDVDPEDRKRALYTGMRHVADDCAGEPPSFDQPAFDTTEVTFSRLKSWFRDCVEVRDADGAERCLRTAVAADYSAAEIAELVVAGATDHPYLSNGHVLDFANKAFESLEETDWEHAETTLAALVEPLVTAARSDERSSWRQPIDLVALLEDTYGGNVTETSGLESLAAASGKTDTDEPWTPPADLQETLLGDDPEAIVDALAEAIRQGATTEDLSAEVASAAATRVAQFGTANEFSDWNTVHHTFSYANAVHQFARRTDAVETYRGVFDGALSVYLDRFLNTPPAPIPTPGENDTGRDPDAVRQGVLETFDAEGEVNEAGRLVAEFFDCGGDPADLRQTLGHGLLREDAGFHTLQNVEAAFRQAELATDEREQRQRVPLIATARYLAAHFPTRREAEQTYTIAARLNRGEAIHEAAKSN, from the coding sequence ATGGCAACTGCTGACGACAATCAATCGGACACCGAGTTCAGTCCGGCTGTCTCGCTCGAGGCACTCGAGGAGACCGGGCGCGAACTGGTGAGTATCGACGGCACGCCGCTGGCGATCTTCGCCCACGAAGGCGAGGTCAAGGCCGTGAACAACCGCTGTCCGCACATGGGGTTCCCGCTCGTCGAGGGGACTGTCGACGACGGCATTCTCACCTGCCACTGGCATCACGCGCGGTTCGAACTCTCCTGTGGCGACACCTTCGATCCCTGGGCCGATGACGTCCAGACGTATCCCGTCGAGATCCGAGACGGCACCGTCTACGTGAACCCGAATCCAGAGCGAGACCTACCACCCGCCGAACACTGGGCGACCCGACTCGAGACCGCACTCGAGGAGAACCTGCGACTGGTCGCAGCGAAGTCCGCAATCGGGCTGCTAGATGCGGGCGTCGAACCCGAGGAACCGATCGGGACGACGATCGCGTTCGGAACCCAGTACCGGGAGTCGGGCTGGGGGTCGGGACTCACGATCCTCGGCTGTATGACGAACCTGTTGGACGATGTCGATCCCGAGGACCGAAAGCGAGCGCTGTACACGGGTATGCGCCACGTCGCGGACGACTGTGCGGGCGAGCCACCGAGCTTCGACCAGCCCGCCTTCGATACGACGGAGGTCACCTTCAGCCGGCTGAAGTCCTGGTTCCGCGACTGCGTCGAGGTTCGGGACGCCGACGGCGCGGAACGCTGTCTGCGAACCGCCGTCGCGGCGGACTACTCGGCTGCCGAGATTGCCGAACTCGTCGTCGCCGGCGCGACTGATCACCCCTACCTCTCGAACGGACACGTCCTCGATTTCGCGAACAAGGCCTTCGAGAGCCTCGAGGAAACCGACTGGGAACACGCCGAGACGACACTCGCGGCCCTCGTCGAACCCCTCGTCACCGCCGCCCGCAGCGACGAACGCTCCTCGTGGCGACAGCCGATCGATCTCGTTGCACTCCTCGAAGACACCTACGGTGGGAACGTTACAGAAACGAGTGGACTCGAGTCCCTCGCCGCTGCGAGCGGGAAGACGGATACCGACGAACCGTGGACGCCACCCGCGGACCTCCAGGAAACGCTTCTCGGCGACGACCCCGAGGCCATCGTCGACGCACTCGCCGAGGCGATCCGACAGGGGGCGACGACCGAGGACCTGTCCGCAGAAGTCGCCTCCGCCGCCGCGACGCGCGTCGCCCAGTTCGGGACCGCAAACGAGTTCAGCGACTGGAACACCGTCCACCACACGTTCAGCTACGCGAACGCAGTCCACCAGTTCGCGCGCCGAACGGACGCCGTCGAGACCTACCGTGGCGTCTTCGATGGCGCGCTCTCGGTCTACCTCGACCGGTTCCTCAACACGCCACCCGCGCCGATTCCCACCCCCGGCGAGAACGACACCGGCCGCGATCCGGACGCCGTTCGCCAGGGGGTACTCGAGACGTTCGACGCAGAGGGAGAGGTGAACGAGGCGGGGCGATTAGTCGCCGAATTCTTCGACTGTGGCGGCGACCCCGCTGACTTGCGGCAAACACTCGGCCACGGGTTGTTGCGCGAGGACGCCGGGTTTCACACGCTCCAGAACGTCGAGGCGGCGTTCCGGCAGGCCGAACTCGCCACCGACGAACGCGAGCAGCGCCAGCGCGTGCCGCTCATCGCGACGGCCCGCTATCTGGCAGCACACTTCCCGACGCGCCGGGAGGCCGAACAGACGTACACCATCGCTGCGCGGCTCAATCGGGGCGAAGCGATTCACGAGGCTGCCAAGTCGAACTGA